The Macaca thibetana thibetana isolate TM-01 chromosome 11, ASM2454274v1, whole genome shotgun sequence genome window below encodes:
- the MGP gene encoding matrix Gla protein — MKSLVLLAILAALVVVTSCYESHESMESYELYPFINRRNANTFISPQQRWRAKVQERIRERSKPVHELNREACDDYRLCERYAMVYGYNAAYNRYFRERRGAK, encoded by the exons ATGAAGAGCCTGGTCCTTCTCGCCATCCTGGCCGCCTTAGTGGTGGTAACTTCGTGTTATG aatCGCATGAAAGCATGGAATCTTATGAACTTT ATCCCTTCATTAACAGGAGAAATGCAAATACCTTCATATCCCCTCAGCAGAGATGGAGAGCTAAAGTCCAAGAAAG GATCCGAGAACGCTCTAAGCCTGTCCACGAGCTCAACAGGGAAGCCTGTGATGACTACAGACTTTGCGAACGCTATGCCATGGTTTATGGATACAACGCTGCCTATAATCGCTACTTCAGGGAGCGCCGAGGGGCCAAATGA